The Desulfobacteraceae bacterium genome segment TCCCGTCGTCGGCAGCATTTTGAAACCATTGACCAAGGCGGTCATCAAGGGCGGCCTGCTGGCCTACGAGGGCGCCAAGGTTTCCATCGCCGAGACCAAAGAGACCTTCGAGGACATCGCGGCCGAAGCCAAGGCCGAGATCGCCCACGGCGGTGAGGGAAAATAAGGACGTGATGACAGGCGAAAGATACCGCGGCCGATCATGAATCAGGTAGAAGCCATGGACGTGCTGCCAGAGGCCCTGCTGTGCCACTCCAGCCCGGGGCGTCTGCGGATTCGCATCCGCCAGAAAAGGGGCGACGGCGCCTTCT includes the following:
- a CDS encoding DUF5132 domain-containing protein — encoded protein: MTKAVIKGGLLAYEGAKVSIAETKETFEDIAAEAKAEIAHGGEGK